In Hermetia illucens chromosome 5, iHerIll2.2.curated.20191125, whole genome shotgun sequence, a single window of DNA contains:
- the LOC119657633 gene encoding sorting nexin-29, translating to MGDTLLGSVFTLHEAKQHAPSQQVLNDLRDLVKRCQTKYGGKKELATDEDDLIVKLCNSWEAVLSHGLKAPHTSVLKNVQDIVSGNSTEATFWDVFQVHLTNHERERYESLQHVWTNRGKTKALIRSALNERSLERYILMWLADPSLKNIYEPWACLLDNETVNLLPSMAAGLSSILFSIIADTPTINVTKTDLRKTEPVIAAPRAVGPSKKSVRVKRQIVSFDDKPTVDFSNLNNGNNDSSTYLSTSPITTIYGREDYVAAPIDIESYFPKPEVVFLDDNDILHSEDEALTKSSPSVSNTTAEVSTSSCHSEDRFSVESSNSSTDSKNNATVALLEERIKELTERCTFLESRVASLSLENCNLRRLVNMNNKSLEFIVSIPRVVLLRSGARKYYAYHIHVNSTNGLDEWTTLRRYSEFYKLHSLHKENPSVKALDFPPKKALGNMDISFVEDRRQRLQVYLRHLLAILPDVISCKTRAELQSKFPFLK from the exons ATGGGAGACACGCTCCTCGGGAGTGTTTTCACTTTACACGAGGCAAAACAACACGCGCCCAGTCAACAAGTACTCAATGATCTGCGCGACTTAGTGAAGCGATGCCAGACAAAGTATGGCGGAAAAAAAGAATTGGCCACAGATGAAGACGACCTGATTGTGAAGCTGTGCAATAGTTGGGAAGCTGTACTGTCGCATGGTCTGAAGGCACCGCACACATCCGTTCTGAAGAATGTCCAGGACATTGTGTCGGGCAACAGCACGGAAGCGACTTTCTGGGACGTGTTCCAAGTGCACCTGACTAATCACGAGAGGGAGAGATATGAAAGCTTGCAACAT GTTTGGACAAATCGCGGCAAAACCAAAGCACTTATAAGATCAGCGCTCAATGAACGCTCACTTGAACGCTACATACTCATGTGGTTAGCTGATCCATCGCTCAAAAACATATACGAGCCATGGGCCTGCTTGCTAGACAATGAAACCGTAAATCTCTTGCCTTCTATGGCAGCCGGACTAAGTTCTATCCTCTTCTCTATAATAGCCGACACTCCTACCATTAACGTAACTAAGACAGATTTGCGAAAAACGGAACCCGTAATCGCAGCTCCACGGGCTGTAGGGCCCTCTAAGAAGTCTGTaagagtcaaaagacaaattgtTTCATTCGATGATAAGCCAACCGTAGACTTTTCGAATCTGAATAACGGAAACAATGATTCGTCAACATATCTAAGTACTTCACCAATCACCACGATTTATGGGCGAGAAGACTATGTTGCTGCTCCGATTGACATTGAAAGCTATTTTCCAAAACCTGAGGTCGTATTCCTCGACGATAATGACATTCTACACTCAGAAGACGAAGCTTTAACCAAAAGTTCGCCGTCGGTGTCTAACACCACTGCGGAAGTGAGTACATCATCTTGCCATAGCGAAGATCGTTTTTCAGTTGAAAGCTCAAATTCTTCAACGGACTCGAAAAATAATGCCACTGTGGCTCTGCTGGAGGAACGAATCAAGGAATTAACTGAGCGCTGTACATTCCTTGAATCGCGAGTGGCTTCATTGAGCTT GGAAAACTGCAATCTTCGCCGTCTAGTGAATATGAACAATAAATCTTTGGAATTTATTGTTAGCATACCAAGAGTTGTATTATTACGGTCTGGTGCTAGGAAATATTACGCTTACCACATTCATGTGAATTCAACGAACGGGCTGGACGAATGGACCACATTGCGTAGATATAGTGAATTTTATAAAttgcatagcttacataaggaaaaTCCAAGCGTTAAGGCTTTGGATTTCCCGCCAAAGAAAGCACTGGGAAATATG gATATTTCTTTCGTTGAAGATCGAAGACAACGTCTGCAAGTTTACTTAAGACATTTGCTAGCTATTTTACCCGATGTTATTTCCTGCAAAACCCGTGCTGAATTGCAAAgcaaatttccatttttgaagTAG